A genomic region of Effusibacillus pohliae DSM 22757 contains the following coding sequences:
- a CDS encoding formylglycine-generating enzyme family protein, translating into MYTISAKTADAYIRWLSRRTGRKFRLPSEYEWEYAAAGPERLEFPWGNEFLDDHANTVESGLLISTPVGIFPKGYSRFGVADMAGNVEEYVADNYGPYPGGKTVEDDLSHSQGAYRVARGGSFTRLRDLARCKRRHGRFPRDIYAVGFRLAEDVHEGENN; encoded by the coding sequence GTGTATACGATTTCAGCGAAAACAGCTGATGCGTATATAAGATGGCTTTCTCGACGAACCGGTCGGAAATTCCGGTTGCCGTCAGAATACGAATGGGAATACGCGGCGGCCGGGCCGGAGCGATTGGAGTTCCCGTGGGGGAATGAATTTTTGGATGATCATGCAAATACTGTAGAGAGTGGATTACTTATTAGTACCCCTGTTGGTATTTTTCCGAAAGGATACTCTCGCTTTGGGGTGGCAGATATGGCTGGGAATGTAGAAGAATATGTAGCGGACAACTATGGCCCATATCCTGGTGGAAAAACCGTTGAAGATGATTTATCTCATTCACAAGGGGCCTATCGTGTTGCGAGAGGTGGTAGTTTTACTCGGCTTAGAGATTTGGCACGCTGTAAGCGAAGACACGGAAGATTTCCGCGCGATATCTATGCCGTGGGATTTCGATTGGCGGAGGATGTACATGAGGGAGAAAACAATTAA
- a CDS encoding ATP-grasp domain-containing protein yields MKHHVAQRSRNKWKCREIFYKRGIPFPLSICVETLEGSLEAAHKIGYPVIVKPTDGTGSLYVRCIHNDAEMKEYFSELESVKEYGRSIRREKRFLVEEFVQGLLVSAETITFDGKTHVVGITERDVTGYPYFVEIGSFFPSEHPQKVLIEQTAKLVVEVLEIDFGICHIELVVTDNGPVVIEVNPRLAGGLIPKLIELSMGIDMIQAAINLHLGNPIDLTPRKRSYAYSYHYTPPCEGKLIEVKGWKELVQSPFVEDAQWWREEGALLPKLRSNFDRLGYVVVQDQSRGIKERISQLNQHIKIVIECNI; encoded by the coding sequence TTGAAGCATCATGTTGCACAACGTTCGAGAAACAAATGGAAATGCCGGGAAATATTTTATAAACGGGGCATTCCTTTTCCTTTATCCATATGTGTTGAGACTTTGGAAGGTTCATTAGAAGCTGCACACAAAATTGGCTATCCGGTTATTGTGAAGCCGACTGATGGAACGGGGAGTTTGTATGTCCGTTGTATTCATAATGATGCCGAAATGAAAGAATACTTCAGTGAACTTGAAAGCGTTAAGGAGTATGGACGGTCAATAAGAAGAGAGAAAAGATTTCTGGTTGAAGAGTTCGTTCAAGGTCTCCTTGTTAGTGCGGAAACCATCACGTTTGACGGAAAAACTCACGTAGTTGGAATTACCGAAAGGGATGTAACTGGATACCCGTATTTTGTAGAAATAGGATCTTTTTTTCCTTCAGAACATCCGCAAAAGGTGTTAATAGAGCAAACTGCCAAATTAGTCGTGGAAGTTTTGGAGATTGATTTTGGAATTTGCCATATTGAGTTGGTTGTGACCGACAATGGCCCTGTAGTAATTGAAGTCAATCCGAGGCTTGCGGGGGGGTTGATTCCAAAGCTGATCGAATTGTCGATGGGAATAGATATGATTCAAGCAGCGATTAATCTTCATTTGGGGAATCCGATCGATTTAACTCCACGAAAACGGAGTTATGCCTATTCCTATCATTACACTCCACCGTGTGAAGGAAAATTAATCGAAGTAAAAGGATGGAAAGAACTGGTTCAATCGCCATTTGTAGAAGATGCTCAATGGTGGAGGGAGGAAGGAGCCTTACTCCCCAAGTTACGGTCAAATTTTGATCGTCTCGGGTATGTTGTGGTTCAGGATCAGAGTCGGGGCATTAAGGAAAGAATTAGTCAACTTAATCAACACATTAAAATAGTAATTGAATGCAATATTTAA
- a CDS encoding type II secretion system F family protein: MAGLLRSGLTLHTSLMLVHEQAPKQDVPTITRLIAGIEAGQSLSALFRQAQFHPFVPAIVRVGEETGDLADAFSRLGEHYQHRFEWRQKLIQSLIYPVIVAVLMLAVTIFVLYQILPRFESMYLDLGFALPPETQILFAVSARLRETFPSILLGVLSFSCLPFLLKKLAASRYPKASAVMFAIPGLKRVWRIWTSFRLADSIAVLTASGAPLLRALETCEQTAYFSWERKLIRQVKERILSGDTLTEALRAQRVDPMLVHAVRAAEASGDLAGVCRFAAKEFEGDLQRLLQRIVQLVEPMVIIGLGAFVCFLVLAVVLPMLQMVQSI, translated from the coding sequence ATGGCCGGACTGCTGCGAAGCGGTCTCACTCTCCACACGAGCCTGATGCTGGTGCATGAACAGGCGCCCAAGCAAGACGTTCCGACGATCACCCGATTGATTGCCGGCATCGAGGCGGGACAATCGCTGTCCGCTCTGTTCCGGCAGGCCCAATTCCACCCGTTCGTGCCGGCGATAGTGCGGGTTGGCGAAGAAACCGGCGATCTGGCGGATGCGTTCAGCCGCCTGGGCGAACATTATCAGCACCGGTTTGAATGGAGGCAGAAACTGATTCAGTCATTGATTTACCCCGTCATCGTGGCGGTTTTGATGTTGGCTGTGACGATTTTTGTCCTTTATCAGATTCTTCCCCGCTTCGAATCGATGTACCTCGATCTTGGATTTGCCCTTCCTCCCGAAACACAGATACTGTTTGCGGTTTCCGCTCGACTTCGCGAAACGTTTCCTTCGATCCTGTTGGGTGTCTTGTCGTTTTCCTGTCTGCCGTTTCTGCTCAAAAAATTGGCCGCATCCCGCTATCCGAAGGCCTCAGCGGTGATGTTTGCCATCCCGGGACTCAAGCGGGTGTGGCGAATCTGGACCTCCTTTCGGCTGGCCGACTCGATCGCCGTCCTCACTGCTAGCGGAGCTCCGCTGCTCCGGGCACTGGAAACATGTGAACAGACTGCCTATTTTTCATGGGAACGGAAGCTGATCCGGCAAGTGAAAGAGCGCATTTTGTCGGGAGACACGCTGACGGAAGCGCTGCGCGCCCAGCGGGTGGATCCGATGCTCGTGCATGCCGTTCGGGCGGCGGAAGCGAGCGGCGATCTGGCTGGTGTTTGCCGCTTTGCGGCGAAGGAATTTGAAGGCGACTTGCAGCGTTTGTTGCAACGCATTGTGCAGCTTGTGGAGCCGATGGTCATCATCGGTTTGGGGGCATTCGTCTGTTTCCTGGTGCTGGCGGTCGTCCTGCCGATGCTGCAAATGGTGCAATCCATTTGA
- the asnB gene encoding asparagine synthase (glutamine-hydrolyzing) — protein MCGICGMVTKDGRPVDPTVLERMTDLIVHRGPDDTGVHIDKHVGLGFRRLSIIDLEGGHQPLSNEDGSVWIVFNGEIYNYKEIRRWLIDRGHKFATESDTEVIVHLYEEKGPDCVKDLRGMFGFAIWDARENRLLVARDHFGIKPVYYTETEDTITFASEIKSLLAVPGVQREVNLESFWNYLTFQYAPDPLTMFKGIYKLPAAHYMIIKDGKLSLNRYWEVKFEEGERPLAYYVEGTREILRNSVKAHMNSDVPRGAFLSSGVDSSTIVALLKELEQVKTFTVGFQGAGGQSEIEYARETARILGTEHRDTVISAKEYLDVLPKLMHYQDEPVADPAAIALYFVAELASQYITVVLSGEGADEVFGGYTIYREPLSLRMFEYLPPSMRRSLGEFAKRWPEGIKGRSFLMRGSKSVEERFVGNAFIFDEEQKEQFVRFDPDQLGLRRPMDITRVYYDRAKHYDDVTKMQFVDFHTWLTGDILMKADKMTMANSLELRVPFLDKEVFEFASKIPMKYRMMNGTTKYVLREAVKDILPREVAERPKLGFPVPTRKWLKNEFYGWARDVIDASPVDHLINKRFVLQLLDDHKNNVRDNSRKVWTVLIFMLWHQVYVEQSVRINSEVSPNVQLRRSRGKQLVGATD, from the coding sequence ATGTGCGGAATTTGTGGCATGGTGACCAAAGACGGTCGGCCTGTGGATCCAACGGTCCTGGAACGGATGACCGATCTGATCGTGCATCGAGGACCGGACGATACGGGCGTTCATATTGACAAACACGTAGGACTCGGGTTCCGCCGGTTGTCAATCATCGACCTGGAGGGTGGTCATCAACCACTGTCGAATGAGGACGGTTCGGTCTGGATCGTATTTAACGGCGAGATTTACAACTACAAGGAAATCCGCCGTTGGTTGATCGACCGCGGGCATAAGTTTGCAACGGAATCAGACACGGAAGTAATCGTCCATCTCTATGAGGAAAAAGGGCCCGATTGCGTGAAAGATCTGCGGGGCATGTTCGGGTTTGCGATATGGGACGCGCGGGAAAATCGGCTGCTGGTCGCCCGCGATCATTTCGGCATCAAACCGGTGTATTATACGGAGACGGAAGACACGATCACTTTCGCTTCCGAGATCAAGAGTCTGCTTGCGGTGCCGGGCGTGCAGCGGGAAGTCAATCTGGAATCGTTCTGGAACTATCTGACGTTTCAGTATGCGCCCGATCCGCTGACGATGTTCAAGGGAATCTATAAGCTGCCGGCCGCCCACTATATGATCATCAAAGACGGGAAGCTGTCGCTCAACCGCTACTGGGAAGTGAAGTTTGAGGAAGGGGAGCGGCCGCTTGCCTACTACGTCGAGGGGACGCGGGAGATCCTCCGCAACTCGGTGAAAGCGCACATGAATTCCGACGTGCCGCGCGGCGCCTTTTTGTCGAGCGGTGTCGACTCCAGCACCATTGTGGCGTTGTTAAAAGAACTGGAGCAGGTCAAAACGTTTACGGTCGGGTTCCAAGGGGCGGGCGGACAAAGCGAGATCGAGTATGCGCGCGAGACAGCCCGGATTCTTGGAACAGAACACCGCGATACGGTGATCAGCGCAAAAGAATATCTCGATGTGCTGCCAAAGCTGATGCATTACCAGGATGAACCTGTCGCCGACCCGGCGGCGATCGCGTTGTATTTTGTAGCGGAATTGGCGTCGCAATATATCACGGTGGTGCTCTCCGGCGAGGGAGCGGATGAAGTGTTCGGCGGCTATACGATTTACCGGGAGCCGCTGTCGCTTCGCATGTTTGAATACCTGCCGCCGTCCATGCGTCGCTCGCTGGGGGAATTTGCCAAACGCTGGCCGGAGGGAATCAAAGGGCGCTCGTTCCTGATGCGCGGCTCGAAATCGGTTGAGGAACGGTTTGTCGGCAACGCGTTTATTTTTGACGAGGAACAGAAAGAACAGTTTGTGCGGTTTGACCCGGACCAACTGGGGCTGCGGCGGCCGATGGACATCACACGCGTCTACTACGACCGGGCCAAACATTACGACGATGTGACGAAGATGCAATTTGTCGATTTTCACACCTGGTTGACCGGCGACATCCTGATGAAAGCGGACAAGATGACGATGGCGAATTCGCTGGAGTTGCGGGTTCCTTTTCTGGACAAGGAAGTATTCGAATTCGCTTCAAAGATTCCGATGAAGTATCGGATGATGAACGGCACCACCAAGTATGTGCTGCGGGAAGCGGTGAAGGACATTCTGCCGCGGGAAGTGGCGGAGCGTCCGAAGCTCGGATTCCCGGTTCCGACCCGCAAATGGCTGAAAAATGAGTTCTACGGCTGGGCTCGCGACGTGATTGACGCAAGCCCGGTGGATCACTTGATCAACAAGCGATTCGTGTTGCAATTGCTTGACGACCATAAAAACAACGTGCGGGACAACTCCCGCAAAGTGTGGACCGTTTTGATTTTTATGCTGTGGCACCAGGTATATGTGGAACAGTCGGTGCGGATCAACAGCGAAGTCAGCCCGAATGTGCAGCTGCGCCGGTCGAGAGGCAAGCAACTGGTCGGAGCCACCGATTGA
- a CDS encoding competence type IV pilus major pilin ComGC, with protein sequence MQRASRETGFTLVELVISLFVISVIIAISLPHLRSAGEKAQTIACESNQKLIRSQMEHYYLAEHEWPSGLEDLTSKRYLQSVPVCPIGGVYKLTVSNDQAVVTCSKHTVETSGN encoded by the coding sequence ATGCAACGGGCTTCACGCGAAACAGGATTTACACTGGTGGAACTGGTGATCTCTTTGTTCGTGATTTCCGTGATCATCGCCATTTCCCTGCCGCATCTGAGATCCGCCGGGGAGAAAGCGCAAACCATCGCGTGTGAAAGCAACCAAAAATTGATCCGTTCCCAGATGGAACATTATTATCTGGCGGAGCACGAGTGGCCAAGCGGGCTGGAAGATTTGACAAGCAAGCGCTATCTGCAATCTGTCCCCGTCTGCCCGATAGGGGGCGTCTATAAGCTTACCGTATCCAATGATCAAGCGGTCGTCACCTGCTCCAAGCATACAGTGGAAACAAGCGGGAATTGA
- a CDS encoding Mov34/MPN/PAD-1 family protein encodes MVRPCGSPISSSILSSKAGGWQVQIPQRVWDQLLDHLKSELPREGVGVLLGSGTAVRYRKLQNVAHDETHFRLSPQEWVSLVHALEQTGERILAIVHSHPASPPEPSAEDMAGFAWPDAYMLIVSFHNPNWPQVRLYRKRGERLERCPVQIMH; translated from the coding sequence ATGGTTCGACCGTGCGGATCGCCGATTTCGAGTTCGATTTTGTCGAGTAAGGCGGGCGGCTGGCAGGTGCAAATTCCGCAGCGTGTGTGGGATCAGTTGCTCGATCATTTGAAAAGCGAACTGCCGCGGGAGGGAGTCGGCGTTCTGCTCGGCTCCGGGACTGCTGTCCGTTACCGGAAGCTGCAAAATGTGGCGCATGACGAGACCCATTTTCGCCTATCCCCGCAAGAATGGGTCTCGCTTGTGCATGCGTTGGAACAGACGGGCGAGCGGATTCTGGCGATCGTGCATTCCCACCCTGCCTCTCCGCCGGAGCCTTCGGCCGAAGATATGGCGGGATTTGCCTGGCCGGATGCTTATATGTTGATCGTGTCTTTTCACAACCCGAATTGGCCGCAGGTGCGCCTCTATCGAAAAAGGGGGGAGCGATTGGAACGCTGCCCCGTTCAGATTATGCATTGA
- a CDS encoding shikimate kinase produces MNIYVIGFMGTGKTTVGQALASRIGWAWIDMDQELEKREGRSIADMFAENGEDYFRKRESELLEELAGCHRLLVTTGGGIVLRPVNRERMRQTGCVISLTADKQAIKNRVSQQAGRPLLTGGELDQRIDRLLQERNGLYNDADIVIDTTDRDVAEIVREILWHPSFPRVL; encoded by the coding sequence GTGAACATTTATGTAATCGGATTTATGGGAACAGGCAAAACGACCGTAGGCCAAGCGCTGGCGTCGCGAATCGGCTGGGCGTGGATCGATATGGACCAGGAACTGGAAAAAAGGGAAGGGCGTTCAATTGCAGACATGTTTGCGGAAAATGGGGAGGATTATTTTCGCAAACGGGAGTCTGAGCTTCTTGAGGAACTTGCCGGCTGCCACCGGCTGCTTGTGACAACTGGCGGCGGCATCGTGCTGCGTCCTGTCAACCGTGAACGGATGCGGCAGACCGGTTGCGTGATTTCGCTGACGGCCGACAAACAGGCGATCAAAAACCGGGTGTCGCAACAAGCTGGCCGACCGCTTCTGACCGGCGGCGAATTGGACCAGCGAATCGACCGTCTCTTACAGGAACGGAACGGTCTGTACAATGATGCGGATATCGTGATCGACACAACAGACCGGGATGTGGCGGAGATTGTCAGGGAGATACTTTGGCACCCGTCGTTTCCGCGGGTGCTTTAA
- a CDS encoding GspE/PulE family protein, whose product MTPPASPDWVEHVIAVAVRKGASDIHIEPVGGQYQVRFRKDGDLRQAPDLPPCEASAVQRIKVLAEMDIAERRLPQDGSFQMETEEGPLDIRVATLPTVEGEKLVLRLLRHATQMEDLRQLGMEEQMLSDFQAMLNRLRGMIIASGPTGSGKSTTLFAALRFLRGQPLNIVTLEDPVESRIAGISQVQINERAGFTFGKGLRSILRQDPDVIMVGEIRDRETAEIAVRAALTGHLVLTTLHTDSTEGALIRLVDLGVESYLVGAAVKGVLNQRLVKRRNGGRRAIFDLLPVTEEVREWLRAGACPTQRPFLTTNGRLDVSLRTLILQGEVAVGEYVKLFGGDLRWLDSAGDGQAIANSPDFVHEWPDCCEAVSLSTRA is encoded by the coding sequence ATGACACCGCCGGCAAGCCCCGATTGGGTGGAGCATGTGATCGCGGTTGCTGTTCGGAAGGGCGCCAGCGATATTCATATCGAACCGGTCGGCGGGCAGTATCAGGTGCGGTTTCGAAAGGACGGAGATTTGCGGCAGGCACCGGATTTGCCGCCATGCGAAGCGAGCGCCGTGCAGCGGATCAAGGTACTGGCGGAGATGGACATCGCCGAACGAAGGCTGCCGCAAGACGGCAGTTTTCAGATGGAAACAGAGGAAGGACCGTTGGATATCCGGGTGGCTACCCTGCCGACCGTCGAAGGAGAAAAATTGGTGTTGCGCCTGCTGCGCCACGCGACACAGATGGAGGACCTGCGACAGTTGGGCATGGAGGAACAGATGCTGAGCGATTTTCAAGCGATGCTGAATCGATTGCGGGGCATGATCATTGCCTCCGGTCCGACCGGCTCTGGAAAATCGACGACCTTATTCGCCGCACTGCGCTTTTTACGGGGGCAGCCGCTCAATATCGTGACCCTGGAAGATCCGGTGGAAAGCCGGATTGCCGGTATCAGCCAAGTGCAAATCAATGAGCGGGCCGGATTTACTTTCGGAAAAGGGTTGCGTTCGATTCTGCGGCAAGACCCGGATGTGATCATGGTCGGGGAAATTCGCGACCGGGAGACGGCAGAAATCGCCGTGCGGGCCGCTCTCACCGGGCATCTGGTGCTGACGACGTTGCATACTGACAGCACCGAGGGAGCCCTGATTCGCCTGGTCGATCTGGGAGTGGAAAGCTATCTTGTGGGCGCGGCGGTCAAGGGCGTGTTGAACCAGCGGTTGGTCAAGCGCCGAAACGGCGGACGCAGGGCGATTTTCGACCTGCTGCCGGTGACGGAGGAGGTTCGGGAGTGGTTGCGGGCCGGGGCCTGTCCGACACAAAGACCCTTCCTAACGACGAACGGCCGGTTGGACGTATCGCTGCGAACCCTGATTTTGCAAGGGGAGGTGGCGGTTGGGGAATATGTCAAACTGTTTGGAGGTGATCTCCGGTGGCTCGATTCCGCGGGCGATGGACAAGCGATCGCAAACTCGCCCGATTTTGTACACGAATGGCCGGACTGCTGCGAAGCGGTCTCACTCTCCACACGAGCCTGA
- a CDS encoding prepilin-type N-terminal cleavage/methylation domain-containing protein, translated as MSRWFPDQRGMTLTETVVGLFVLSLLLLAVTGWLYHWQRSAQVVENHVMMRTEIDAAFRILGEDVRTGAEILAVGGELVLRNDKDERIRYAVSNRGNLIRTVNGGGASVAATGVKKWAVSSTGTGGIEVFLTIERAGMTWEQAAILSMRRWQHE; from the coding sequence ATGAGTCGCTGGTTCCCTGATCAAAGAGGGATGACACTCACCGAGACGGTGGTAGGGCTGTTTGTGCTGTCCTTACTGCTGCTGGCGGTAACCGGCTGGTTGTACCACTGGCAGCGATCCGCTCAAGTTGTGGAAAATCACGTCATGATGCGGACGGAAATCGATGCGGCTTTCCGCATTTTGGGTGAGGATGTACGGACCGGAGCGGAAATCTTGGCCGTTGGCGGTGAGCTGGTACTGCGCAACGACAAGGATGAGCGAATCCGGTATGCCGTATCGAACCGGGGAAATTTAATCAGGACGGTGAACGGTGGTGGAGCGTCGGTCGCTGCAACCGGGGTGAAAAAATGGGCAGTCAGCAGTACAGGAACAGGCGGCATCGAGGTCTTTCTGACCATTGAGCGGGCCGGTATGACATGGGAACAAGCGGCCATTTTGTCGATGAGAAGGTGGCAACATGAGTGA
- a CDS encoding GspH/FimT family pseudopilin, which translates to MIKRSSPAPSIQWKQAGIDTGFSLLELLLVLLCLSVLLAIALPAYQQTVDYRNLKSAANQLYADLMECRSRADLLNETWSVQFIGGDGYEVLAGPALRKSVTLPKGIRIAEYKTAFNRPALGFNGKGHPLGGGSVVLRNLHGKEIRLVLYLHTGQMQLKEGSE; encoded by the coding sequence ATGATCAAGCGGTCGTCACCTGCTCCAAGCATACAGTGGAAACAAGCGGGAATTGATACCGGCTTCAGCCTGCTTGAACTGCTGCTTGTTTTGCTCTGTCTCTCCGTGCTGCTGGCGATCGCTTTGCCCGCATATCAACAGACGGTCGATTATCGGAACCTGAAATCCGCGGCCAATCAATTGTACGCGGACCTTATGGAATGTCGGTCACGCGCTGACCTGTTGAATGAAACCTGGTCGGTGCAGTTTATTGGGGGAGACGGATATGAAGTTTTGGCAGGGCCGGCGCTTCGAAAATCGGTCACATTGCCAAAGGGAATCCGAATTGCCGAGTACAAAACGGCTTTCAATCGGCCCGCGTTGGGATTTAACGGAAAAGGGCATCCGCTCGGCGGAGGCTCGGTCGTGCTTCGCAACCTGCACGGCAAAGAAATTCGGCTGGTTCTGTACCTGCATACGGGGCAGATGCAATTGAAGGAGGGAAGCGAATGA
- a CDS encoding ATP-grasp domain-containing protein, whose translation MREKTIKHILLVGSFPNAQRKYSLHYRTTLVSCVEELKFGIEGIKLSDQVLIHDLSKLSELINKVEALHQVDPFDGVLSFSDQGLIPAATIADYLNIPGIELKSVQKTCNKYIMRRSLDANPRINVPYSLCKNPQEVREFFEQVNSSIVLKPLIGFGSRGVILVNSPDEIDNAFQYSISESEARILAEKYINGIEFSVESFTYKGDHEILAVTDKSNTGPPHFVGTFHSLPSVTPIELQEKIQEAVKDFLNCVGLTFGPAHTEVTVTEDGVKIIESQIRPGGRIYHMLEGALGIDIFEMTVKKLFDENYVPKDGKGGAAIYFIQSEPGTVKEILGVEEVHRDRSVFDFSIRCKVGDKVEVWKNSSHRLGHVICTGATTEEAIEAAKKLGSKIKIITSRS comes from the coding sequence ATGAGGGAGAAAACAATTAAACACATTTTGTTGGTAGGAAGTTTTCCGAATGCTCAAAGAAAATACTCTTTACATTATCGGACCACACTCGTTTCCTGTGTTGAGGAACTAAAATTCGGGATCGAAGGAATTAAATTATCTGACCAAGTATTGATTCACGATTTATCGAAATTATCAGAGTTAATAAATAAAGTAGAAGCCTTACATCAAGTGGATCCTTTTGACGGAGTCCTCTCATTTTCAGATCAGGGTCTTATCCCGGCGGCTACGATAGCAGATTACCTGAACATTCCTGGGATTGAACTGAAGTCGGTACAAAAAACTTGCAATAAGTACATTATGAGGCGGTCTTTGGACGCGAATCCTCGTATTAACGTACCGTATTCTCTTTGTAAGAATCCACAGGAGGTAAGAGAGTTTTTTGAGCAGGTAAATTCTTCGATTGTATTAAAACCATTAATCGGTTTTGGTAGTAGGGGGGTTATATTAGTAAATTCTCCTGATGAAATTGATAATGCATTTCAATACAGTATTAGTGAAAGTGAAGCAAGAATATTGGCTGAAAAATATATAAATGGAATTGAATTTAGTGTTGAGTCTTTCACATACAAAGGTGATCATGAGATACTGGCGGTTACAGACAAGTCCAATACAGGGCCACCACACTTTGTAGGAACCTTTCACTCTTTACCTAGTGTTACACCTATAGAACTTCAGGAAAAGATACAAGAAGCGGTGAAAGATTTTCTGAATTGTGTCGGGCTAACTTTTGGGCCTGCCCATACTGAAGTAACGGTGACAGAAGACGGAGTCAAAATTATAGAGTCACAGATTCGGCCGGGCGGTCGTATTTATCACATGCTTGAGGGGGCGCTAGGGATCGATATTTTTGAGATGACAGTAAAAAAACTGTTTGATGAAAATTATGTACCTAAAGATGGAAAAGGAGGGGCGGCCATCTATTTCATTCAGTCAGAACCCGGAACCGTTAAGGAAATTTTGGGAGTCGAGGAAGTCCATAGAGATAGGTCTGTATTTGATTTTTCCATTCGATGCAAAGTAGGGGATAAAGTCGAAGTATGGAAGAATTCGTCCCATCGATTGGGACATGTGATATGTACCGGCGCTACAACTGAAGAAGCAATCGAAGCAGCGAAAAAGTTGGGTAGCAAAATTAAAATTATTACGAGTAGATCCTAA